In a genomic window of Lepisosteus oculatus isolate fLepOcu1 chromosome 3, fLepOcu1.hap2, whole genome shotgun sequence:
- the LOC138233251 gene encoding zona pellucida sperm-binding protein 4-like isoform X1, whose product MEKSMIRGRMGLHLVLFLLVLDCSLAQVQKCLVNDSDKIACGNLTISKSDCEAKNCCFDLTSQNRCYYGNEVTVQCTRDGQFVVVVSKNATSPQLSLGSVSLQGGRSAPCGPVSTTAGFAMFQFPVSACGTSMKTEGGAVVYENMMSSTFAVIGGPAGSITRDSFYKLFFQCRYADDDLVPVQAVVYTVSPPPPAVSPGPLRVELRIARGSCQALGCVSRVCGASAEPLLLLLLSSGELYDSYYSDLDYPVTKVLRDPVYVEVHILNRADPNIVLTLGDCWATSTPSPLSQPSWSLLVAGCPYGGDNYQTTLIPVGGSSGLPYPTHYQRFMIQMFTFVAPASQVPLKEKVFIHCSAAVCQPTATDRCVPMCGRRRRAVAQVAQDSSRETALVSSGEVILVGSELPALDRLDSHPEALLSTAPQFLSYGLLVVAASTVLVVSALVLVAVWRSRPRFQNAKLCMECE is encoded by the exons ATGGAGAAGTCAATGATCAGAGGGAGGATGGGATTGCAccttgtgttgtttttgttggtgttGGATTGTTCTTTAGCTCAGGTTCAGAAGTGCCTGGTTAATGACAGTGATAAGATAGCATGTGGTAACTTGACTATCAGTAAAAGTGACTGTGAAGCTAAAAATTGCTGCTTTGATCTGACCAGCCAAAATCGCTGTTACTATGGGAATGAAG TGACTGTCCAGTGCACCAGGGATGGCCAGTTTGTGGTGGTCGTGTCCAAGAATGCCACCAGCCCTCAGCTGAGTCTGGGTTCAGTCAGCCTGCAGGGGGGCAGGAGTGCCCCCTGTGGCCCTGTTAGCACCACTGCTGGCTTTGCCATGTTCCAGTTCCCAGTCAGTGCCTGTGGCACCAGTATGAAG ACTGAAGGTGGTGCTGTGGTGTATGAGAACATGATGTCCTCAACATTTGCTGTGATTGGGGGACCTGCTGGCTCCATCACAAGGGACAGTTTCTACAA gctgttcTTCCAGTGCAGGTATGCAGACGATGACCTTGTTCCAGTGCAGGCTGTGGTGTACACGGTCTCCCCACCCCCTCCGGCAGTGTCTCCAGGACCTCTCCGTGTGGAGCTCAGGATTGCCAGAGGTAGCTGTCAGGCCTTGGGCTGTGTGAGCCGGGTGTGTGGGGCTTCTGCTGAACCCCTGCTTCTGCTGCTGTTGTCCTCAGGAGAGCTGTATGACTCCTACTACAGTGACCTGGACTACCCTGTGACCAAGGTGCTGCGGGATCCTGTGTATGTGGAGGTCCACATCTTGAACAGGGCTGACCCCAACATTGTCCTGACCCTGGGGGACTGCTGGGCCACTTCCACTCCCAGTCCTCTCAGCCAGCCCAGCTGGAGCCTTCTGGTTGCTGG GTGTCCCTACGGAGGTGACAACTACCAGACCACCTTGATCCCTGTGGGTGGCTCCTCAGGGCTGCCGTACCCAACGCACTACCAGCGCTTCATGATTCAGATGTTCACTTTTGTGGCTCCTGcctctcaggttcctctgaAGGAGAAG GTGTTCATCCACTGTAGTGCAGCAGTGTGCCAGCCGACCGCTACTGACCGCTGTGTGCCCATGTGTGGCAGGAGGA GAAGAGCTGTTGCTCAAGTGGCACAGGACTCCTCCAGAGAAACGGcactggtgtccagtggggaagTGATCCTGGTTGGGTCTGAGCTTCCAGCTCTGGATCGGCTGGATTCCCATCCTGAAG CTCTTCTCTCCACAGCACCCCAGTTCCTGAGCTATGGGCTGCTGGTAGTAGCTGCCTCCACTGTGCTTGTGGTCTCTGCTCTggtgctggtggctgtgtggagaTCTAGACCTCGGTTCCAGAATGCCAAGCTGTGCATGGAGTGTGAATAA
- the LOC138233251 gene encoding zona pellucida sperm-binding protein 4-like isoform X2 has translation MEKSMIRGRMGLHLVLFLLVLDCSLAQVQKCLVNDSDKIACGNLTISKSDCEAKNCCFDLTSQNRCYYGNEVTVQCTRDGQFVVVVSKNATSPQLSLGSVSLQGGRSAPCGPVSTTAGFAMFQFPVSACGTSMKTEGGAVVYENMMSSTFAVIGGPAGSITRDSFYKLFFQCRYADDDLVPVQAVVYTVSPPPPAVSPGPLRVELRIARGSCQALGCVSRVCGASAEPLLLLLLSSGELYDSYYSDLDYPVTKVLRDPVYVEVHILNRADPNIVLTLGDCWATSTPSPLSQPSWSLLVAGCPYGGDNYQTTLIPVGGSSGLPYPTHYQRFMIQMFTFVAPASQVPLKEKVFIHCSAAVCQPTATDRCVPMCGRRRRAVAQVAQDSSRETALVSSGEVILVGSELPALDRLDSHPEAPQFLSYGLLVVAASTVLVVSALVLVAVWRSRPRFQNAKLCMECE, from the exons ATGGAGAAGTCAATGATCAGAGGGAGGATGGGATTGCAccttgtgttgtttttgttggtgttGGATTGTTCTTTAGCTCAGGTTCAGAAGTGCCTGGTTAATGACAGTGATAAGATAGCATGTGGTAACTTGACTATCAGTAAAAGTGACTGTGAAGCTAAAAATTGCTGCTTTGATCTGACCAGCCAAAATCGCTGTTACTATGGGAATGAAG TGACTGTCCAGTGCACCAGGGATGGCCAGTTTGTGGTGGTCGTGTCCAAGAATGCCACCAGCCCTCAGCTGAGTCTGGGTTCAGTCAGCCTGCAGGGGGGCAGGAGTGCCCCCTGTGGCCCTGTTAGCACCACTGCTGGCTTTGCCATGTTCCAGTTCCCAGTCAGTGCCTGTGGCACCAGTATGAAG ACTGAAGGTGGTGCTGTGGTGTATGAGAACATGATGTCCTCAACATTTGCTGTGATTGGGGGACCTGCTGGCTCCATCACAAGGGACAGTTTCTACAA gctgttcTTCCAGTGCAGGTATGCAGACGATGACCTTGTTCCAGTGCAGGCTGTGGTGTACACGGTCTCCCCACCCCCTCCGGCAGTGTCTCCAGGACCTCTCCGTGTGGAGCTCAGGATTGCCAGAGGTAGCTGTCAGGCCTTGGGCTGTGTGAGCCGGGTGTGTGGGGCTTCTGCTGAACCCCTGCTTCTGCTGCTGTTGTCCTCAGGAGAGCTGTATGACTCCTACTACAGTGACCTGGACTACCCTGTGACCAAGGTGCTGCGGGATCCTGTGTATGTGGAGGTCCACATCTTGAACAGGGCTGACCCCAACATTGTCCTGACCCTGGGGGACTGCTGGGCCACTTCCACTCCCAGTCCTCTCAGCCAGCCCAGCTGGAGCCTTCTGGTTGCTGG GTGTCCCTACGGAGGTGACAACTACCAGACCACCTTGATCCCTGTGGGTGGCTCCTCAGGGCTGCCGTACCCAACGCACTACCAGCGCTTCATGATTCAGATGTTCACTTTTGTGGCTCCTGcctctcaggttcctctgaAGGAGAAG GTGTTCATCCACTGTAGTGCAGCAGTGTGCCAGCCGACCGCTACTGACCGCTGTGTGCCCATGTGTGGCAGGAGGA GAAGAGCTGTTGCTCAAGTGGCACAGGACTCCTCCAGAGAAACGGcactggtgtccagtggggaagTGATCCTGGTTGGGTCTGAGCTTCCAGCTCTGGATCGGCTGGATTCCCATCCTGAAG CACCCCAGTTCCTGAGCTATGGGCTGCTGGTAGTAGCTGCCTCCACTGTGCTTGTGGTCTCTGCTCTggtgctggtggctgtgtggagaTCTAGACCTCGGTTCCAGAATGCCAAGCTGTGCATGGAGTGTGAATAA
- the LOC138237838 gene encoding zona pellucida sperm-binding protein 4-like: MIRGRMGLYSVLFLLVLDWSVAQVQKCLVNDSDKIACGNLTISKSDCEAKNCCFDLTSQNRCYYGNEVTVQCTRDGQFVVVVSKNATSPQLSLGSVSLQGGRSPPCGPVSTTAGFAMFQFPVSACGTSMKTEGGAVVYENMMSSTFAVIGGPAGSITRDSFYKLFFQCRYADDDLVPVRAVVYTVSPPLPAVSPGPLRVELRIARGELYDSYYSDLDYPVTKVLRDPVYVEVHILSRTDPNIVLTLGDCWATSTPSPLSQPSWSLLVAGCPYGGDNYQSTLIPVGGPSGLPYPTHYQRFMIQMFTFVDPASQVPLMEKVFIHCSAAVCQPTATDRCVPTCGRRRRAVARVAEDSSRETVLVSSGEVILVGSELPALGQLDSHPEAPRFLSYGLLVVAASTVLVVCSLVLVAVWRSRPHIQNTKPNLEYE, encoded by the exons ATGATCAGAGGGAGGATGGGGTTGTACAGTGTGTTGTTTTTGCTGGTGTTGGATTGGTCTGTAGCTCAGGTTCAGAAGTGCCTGGTTAATGACAGTGATAAGATAGCATGTGGTAACTTGACTATCAGTAAAAGTGACTGTGAAGCTAAAAATTGCTGCTTTGATCTGACCAGCCAAAATCGCTGTTACTATGGGAATGAAG TGACTGTCCAGTGCACCAGGGATGGCCAGTTTGTGGTGGTCGTGTCCAAGAATGCCACCAGCCCTCAGCTGAGCCTGGGTTCAGTCAGCCTGCAGGGGGGCAGGAGTCCCCCCTGTGGCCCTGTTAGCACCACTGCTGGCTTTGCCATGTTCCAGTTCCCAGTCAGTGCCTGTGGCACCAGCATGAAG ACTGAAGGTGGTGCTGTGGTGTATGAGAACATGATGTCCTCAACATTTGCTGTGATTGGGGGACCTGCTGGCTCCATCACAAGGGACAGTTTCTACAA gctgttcTTCCAGTGCAGGTATGCAGATGATGACCTTGTTCCAGTGCGGGCTGTGGTCTACACAGTCTCCCCACCCCTTCCGGCAGTGTCTCCAGGACCTCTCCGTGTGGAGCTCAGGATTGCCAGAG GAGAGCTGTATGACTCCTACTACAGTGACCTGGACTACCCTGTGACCAAGGTGCTGCGGGATCCTGTGTATGTGGAGGTCCACATCTTGAGCAGGACTGACCCCAACATTGTCCTGACCCTGGGGGACTGCTGGGCCACTTCCACTCCCAGTCCTCTCAGCCAGCCCAGCTGGAGCCTTCTGGTTGCTGG GTGTCCCTATGGAGGTGACAACTACCAGAGCACCTTGATCCCCGTGGGTGGCCCCTCAGGGCTGCCGTACCCAACGCACTACCAGCGCTTCATGATTCAGATGTTCACTTTTGTGGATCCTGCCTCTCAGGTGCCTCTGATGGAGAAG gTGTTCATCCACTGTAGTGCAGCAGTGTGCCAGCCGACCGCTACTGACCGCTGTGTGCCCACCTGTGGCAGGAGGA GAAGAGCTGTTGCTCGAGTGGCAGAGGACTCCTCCAGAGAAACTgtgctggtgtccagtggggaagTGATCCTGGTTGGATCCGAGCTTCCAGCTCTGGGTCAGCTGGATTCCCATCCTGAAG CACCCCGGTTCCTGAGCTATGGGCTGCTGGTAGTAGCTGCCTCCACTGTGCTTGTGGTCTGTTCTCTGGTATTGGTGGCTGTGTGGAGATCTAGACCTCACATCCAGAATACCAAGCCTAATCTGGAGTATGAATAA
- the LOC138237783 gene encoding zona pellucida sperm-binding protein 3-like, translated as MWFSSGLAFRLLTLLFLAVLCDAAQWRARANVQSGIRRKGVAFLDSPLLPRQQKQQVIRAVSAQCGESTIVVQVKTDLFGTGQLINASDLSLGDCAVTRQDTAAQLLIFEAELQACRSVLSTVDEQLVYSFSLNYTPKPLANTPIVRTNGAVVGIECQYMRLHNVSSNALKPTWVPYTSTKSAEDLLDFSLSLMSDDWRSQRSSNVFYLGDVLNIEASVTQANHQPLRLFVDSCVATLVPDQTSTPSYSFIENKGCLTDAKSTGSSSQFMPRTQDTKLQMKLDAFRFYQDARSSIYITCHLKVTPASQSVDSLNKDCYTEGSRWRSVDGSDEVCSCCDSSCVPSVRSRYWGGRSRRDLASTGAPEWEADATVGPVFVLQEQVAERPVEAEGQSSQLRAEEGKSTGLPVEAVILAGVVTAVGLVCAALLGTVLRRRKQHKPMN; from the exons atgTGGTTTTCTAGTGGTCTCGCCTTTCGGCTGTTGACCTTGCTGTTCCTCGCAGTTCTGTGTGATGCTGCGCAATGGCGCGCCCGCGCTAACGTCCAATCCGGCATCAGGCGCAAGGGGGTCGCCTTTCTGGACTCGCCTCTGCTGCCAcggcagcagaagcagcaggttATCCGGGCTGTGTCGGCGCAGTGCGGGGAGAGTACGATCGTGGTGCAGGTCAAGACAGACCTGTTCGGCACCGGGCAGCTGATCAACGCTTCGGATCTCAGCCTGGGAGACTGTGCGGTCACCCGGCAGGACACCGCGGCGCAGCTCCTGATCTTCGAGGCTGAGCTGCAGGCGTGTCGCAGTGTGCTGAGT ACTGTGGACGAGCAACTGGTGTACAGCTTCTCTCTCAACTACACCCCGAAGCCGCTGGCCAACACCCCCATAGTGAGAACGAATGGCGCTGTTGTGGGTATCGAGTGTCAGTACATGAG GCTCCACAATGTGAGCAGCAATGCCCTGAAGCCCACCTGGGTCCCCTACACCTCCACCAAGTCTGCTGAGGATCTGCTGGACTTCTCCCTGAGCCTCATGAGTG ATGACTGGCGCTCCCAGAGGTCCTCCAATGTGTTCTACCTGGGGGACGTCCTGAACATCGAAGCCTCCGTCACCCAGGCCAACCACCAGCCCCTTCGGCTCTTTGTGGACAGCTGCGTGGCCACCTTGGTCCCTGACCAGACCTCCACCCCCAGTTACTCCTTCATTGAGAACAAAGG GTGCCTGACTGACGCCAAATCCACAGGCTCCAGCTCGCAGTTCATGCCAAGAACCCAGGACACCAAGCTGCAGATGAagctggatgccttcaggttctATCAGGATGCCAGGAGCTCA ATCTACATCACCTGCCACCTGAAGGTGACTCCTGCTTCCCAGAGTGTGGACTCCCTGAACAAGGACTGCTACACTGAGGGCAGCAG GTGGAGATCAGTGGATGGGAGTGACGAGGtctgcagctgctgtgactcGAGCTGTGTGCCAAGTGTACGATCCAGGTATTGGggtggcaggagcaggagggaccTGGCTTCTACAGGGG CTCCTGAGTGGGAAGCTGATGCCACTGTTGGTCCCGTGTTTGTGCTGCAAGAGCAGGTTGCTGAGAGGCCAGTGGAGGCAGAAGGCCAGAGCTCCCAGCTAAGAGCAGAGGAGGGCAAGTCCACAG GCCTGCCTGTGGAGGCTGTGATCCTGGCTGGTGTGGTGACTGCGGTGGGGCTGGTCTGTGCTGCTCTGCTGGGGACAGTCCTGCGCAGGAGGAAGCAACACAAACCCATGAACTGA
- the LOC138233219 gene encoding zona pellucida sperm-binding protein 3-like, which yields MWFSSGLAFRLLTLLFLAVLCDAAQWRARANVQSGIRRKGVAFLDSPLLPRQQKQQVIRAVSAQCGESTIVVQVKTDLFGTGQLINASDLSLGDCAVTRQDTAAQLLIFEAELQACRSVLSTVDEQLVYSFSLNYTPKPLANTPIVRTNGAVVGIECQYMRLHNVSSNALKPTWVPYTSTKSAEDLLDFSLSLMSDDWRSQRSSNVFYLGDVLNIEASVTQANHQPLRLFVDSCVATLVPDQTSTPSYSFIENKGCLTDAKSTGSSSQFMPRTQDTKLQMKLDAFRFYQDARSSIYITCHLKVTPASQSVDSLNKDCYTEGSRWRSVDGSDQVCSCCDSSCVPSVRSRYWGGRSRRDLASTGAPEWEADATVGPVFVLQEQVAERPVEAEGQSSQLRAEEGKSTGTGRRCCHVGWPLSVAVPTC from the exons atgTGGTTTTCTAGTGGTCTCGCCTTTCGGCTGTTGACCTTGCTGTTCCTCGCAGTTCTGTGTGATGCTGCGCAATGGCGCGCCCGCGCTAACGTCCAATCCGGCATCAGGCGCAAGGGGGTCGCCTTTCTGGACTCGCCTCTGCTGCCAcggcagcagaagcagcaggttATCCGGGCTGTGTCGGCGCAGTGCGGGGAGAGTACGATCGTGGTGCAGGTCAAGACAGACCTGTTCGGCACCGGGCAGCTGATCAACGCTTCGGATCTCAGCCTGGGAGACTGTGCGGTCACCCGGCAGGACACCGCGGCGCAGCTCCTGATCTTCGAGGCTGAGCTGCAGGCGTGTCGCAGTGTGCTGAGT ACTGTGGACGAGCAACTGGTGTACAGCTTCTCTCTCAACTACACCCCGAAGCCGCTGGCCAACACCCCCATAGTGAGAACGAATGGCGCTGTTGTGGGTATCGAGTGTCAGTACATGAG GCTCCACAATGTGAGCAGCAATGCCCTGAAGCCCACCTGGGTCCCCTACACCTCCACCAAGTCTGCTGAGGATCTGCTGGACTTCTCCCTGAGCCTCATGAGTG ATGACTGGCGCTCCCAGAGGTCCTCCAATGTGTTCTACCTGGGGGACGTCCTGAACATCGAAGCCTCCGTCACCCAGGCCAACCACCAGCCCCTTCGGCTCTTTGTGGACAGCTGCGTGGCCACCTTGGTCCCTGACCagacctccacccccagctactCCTTCATTGAGAACAAAGG GTGCCTGACTGACGCCAAATCCACAGGCTCCAGCTCGCAGTTCATGCCAAGAACCCAGGACACCAAGCTGCAGATGAAGCTGGATGCCTTCCGGTTCTATCAGGATGCCAGGAGCTCA ATCTACATCACCTGCCACCTGAAGGTGACTCCTGCTTCCCAGAGTGTGGACTCCCTGAACAAGGACTGCTACACTGAGGGCAGCAG GTGGAGATCAGTGGATGGGAGTGACCAGGtctgcagctgctgtgactcGAGCTGTGTGCCAAGTGTACGATCCAGGTATTGGggtggcaggagcaggagggaccTGGCTTCTACAGGGG CTCCTGAGTGGGAAGCTGATGCCACTGTTGGTCCCGTGTTTGTGCTGCAAGAGCAGGTTGCTGAGAGGCCAGTGGAGGCAGAAGGCCAGAGCTCCCAGCTAAGGGCAGAGGAGGGCAAGTCCACAGGTACTGGCAGGAGGTGCTGTCATGTCGGCTGGCCCCTCTCTGTGGCAGTGCCCACTTGCTGA